From the Methanobacterium sp. CWC-01 genome, the window TAAAAAGGCGAAGGTGACTCCCACGGCGAAGGCGTCGATACTGGTGGCCACTGACAAAAATAGAAGCTCACGGAGGGATAATATTTCACAGGCATCCTCCTCCGGGTGGCGGAAACTCTCGTAGATCATCTTGACCCCAACTAAGCCTAGGAGAATGAAGGCCACCCAGGGAGCCCACTGGCTCATGAAACTGGCCAGTTCCCGGCCGGAAGCCCAGCCCAGGACGGGCATAAGGGCCTGAAATCCTCCAAAAAATAGGGCAATGGTCAGGGCATGTTTAATATCGCAGCGTACGCTCAGGCCCCGGGTGATGGAGACGCTGAAGGCATCCATGGCCAGGCCCACCGCCAGTAATAGAATAGACAGAAGATCCATATTAAAAATCCCTAAACTAGTGTAAACTATTTTCTATAATTCTATTATCTAAGGATTACAATAATATAACAATAGGTGAGGGAGATTAGATTAAATTAAAATAGAAGAGGTATTAACATCAATCCCAACCACAGTGAAGATAACGAGGAACCCTTGTACTGGTTTCGCAGGGGAAACCAGCTTATGAAGGATGGATTATATTCTGACGCAGTTCTGGCCTATGACCGGGCCCTGGAGATGGACCCTGAAAACTCCTTTATGTGGGATAATCGGGGTGTGGCCCTATCCCATCTGGGTTTACTGGAAGAGTCCCAGG encodes:
- a CDS encoding manganese efflux pump MntP family protein yields the protein MDLLSILLLAVGLAMDAFSVSITRGLSVRCDIKHALTIALFFGGFQALMPVLGWASGRELASFMSQWAPWVAFILLGLVGVKMIYESFRHPEEDACEILSLRELLFLSVATSIDAFAVGVTFAFLNISLLQPIIIIGLVTFILSLVGVYIGKQVGHLFESKIEIVGGIILIAIGFKILLENLL